One Mycobacterium sp. SMC-4 DNA window includes the following coding sequences:
- a CDS encoding DUF5336 domain-containing protein, which produces MSYPQGPPGGPGYPGAQQPTTQFTAPTQQFAKVPDQDVGASGASKLPGYLSAAVAVLGLLVYLASFAPQFTVSSAEFPILGEITGSSIGLILAVIASVTAALVAGLGLLPRQPSLINLAAVAAVLSFLLVVAELVNKPSNASVGWGLYLVIAFTLLQAGIAVLALLFVTGVVNAPAPRPRYDQGAQYGGYPGGYYGQPPGQPQHGGPQQQRPGYPTPYGAPGGYPAAGPSTGGFPATSPPSAQPSTQQSGPPTPPTGFPTYGQPPSGNGPGTQNPPSSSSQSGQSSS; this is translated from the coding sequence ATGTCGTACCCACAAGGCCCGCCCGGAGGCCCCGGTTACCCGGGTGCTCAGCAGCCCACGACCCAGTTCACCGCCCCGACCCAGCAGTTCGCCAAGGTGCCCGATCAAGATGTCGGTGCCTCCGGTGCGAGCAAGCTGCCCGGATATCTCAGCGCAGCGGTGGCCGTGCTCGGTCTGCTCGTCTACCTGGCCAGCTTCGCCCCGCAGTTCACGGTCTCGTCGGCAGAGTTCCCGATCCTGGGCGAGATCACCGGTAGCTCGATCGGACTCATCCTGGCCGTCATCGCGTCGGTGACCGCTGCCCTGGTGGCCGGTCTGGGACTGCTGCCCAGACAGCCCAGCCTGATCAACCTGGCCGCAGTCGCCGCAGTGCTGAGTTTCCTGCTCGTGGTGGCCGAGCTGGTCAACAAGCCCAGCAACGCCTCGGTGGGCTGGGGGCTCTACCTCGTCATCGCGTTCACACTGTTGCAGGCGGGCATTGCCGTGCTGGCCCTGCTGTTCGTTACCGGAGTCGTCAACGCGCCCGCACCGCGGCCGCGTTACGACCAAGGCGCGCAGTACGGCGGCTACCCGGGCGGTTACTACGGCCAGCCCCCCGGTCAGCCACAGCACGGTGGCCCGCAGCAGCAGCGACCCGGGTACCCGACTCCGTACGGCGCACCCGGCGGCTATCCGGCAGCGGGTCCTTCGACCGGGGGCTTCCCCGCGACGTCGCCGCCGTCTGCGCAGCCTTCGACGCAGCAGTCCGGCCCGCCCACCCCGCCCACCGGCTTCCCGACCTATGGTCAGCCGCCGTCAGGGAACGGACCCGGCACGCAAAACCCGCCGTCGTCATCCTCGCAGTCGGGTCAGTCGTCGTCGTAG
- the sfnG gene encoding dimethylsulfone monooxygenase SfnG, which yields MTTEHIADHVTFAYWVPNVSGGLVTSDIEQRTDWNYEYNVRLAQTAENNGFDYALSQVRYEASYGAEYQHESTSFSQALLLATQRLKVIAAVHPGLWQPGVLAKLGATADQLSGGRFAVNVVSGWFKDEFTHLGEPWLEHDERYRRSAEFLQVLRKIWTEDEVDFRGDFYRIHDFTLKPKPVNTPQRPNPEIFQGGNSTAALRNGGRHADWYFSNGKDFDGVTDQIVELRSHARSAGREVKFGLNGFIIARDSEKEAKEVLREIIAKANRPAVEGFRDAVQQAGNSTADKKGMWADSSFEDLVQYNDGFRTQLIGTPEQIAERIAAYRKLGVDLILGGFLHFQEEIEYFGSRVLPLVRDIEEAEKGTLSAAELTTV from the coding sequence ATGACGACCGAACACATCGCCGACCACGTCACGTTCGCCTACTGGGTGCCCAACGTCAGTGGTGGGCTGGTAACCAGCGATATCGAGCAGCGCACCGACTGGAACTACGAGTACAACGTCAGGCTCGCCCAGACCGCCGAGAACAACGGGTTCGACTATGCCCTGAGCCAGGTGCGTTACGAGGCCAGCTACGGCGCCGAGTACCAACACGAATCCACCAGCTTCAGCCAGGCCCTGTTGCTGGCCACCCAGCGGCTCAAGGTCATCGCCGCGGTCCATCCCGGGCTGTGGCAGCCAGGCGTGCTGGCCAAGCTCGGCGCCACCGCAGATCAGCTCTCCGGCGGCCGCTTCGCCGTCAACGTCGTCAGCGGCTGGTTCAAGGACGAGTTCACCCACCTGGGCGAGCCGTGGCTCGAACACGATGAGCGCTACCGCCGCAGCGCGGAGTTTCTGCAGGTCCTGCGCAAGATCTGGACCGAGGACGAGGTGGATTTCCGCGGCGACTTCTACCGGATCCACGACTTCACCCTCAAACCCAAGCCCGTCAACACCCCGCAACGTCCCAACCCGGAGATCTTCCAGGGTGGCAACTCCACCGCCGCGTTGCGCAACGGCGGGCGCCACGCCGACTGGTACTTCTCCAACGGCAAGGACTTCGACGGGGTCACCGATCAGATCGTGGAGCTGCGCAGCCATGCCCGCAGCGCCGGGCGGGAGGTCAAATTCGGGCTCAACGGTTTCATCATCGCCAGAGACAGCGAGAAAGAAGCAAAGGAAGTCCTGCGGGAGATCATCGCCAAGGCGAACCGGCCCGCCGTCGAAGGATTCCGGGACGCCGTCCAGCAGGCCGGCAACTCGACCGCGGACAAGAAGGGAATGTGGGCCGACTCCAGCTTCGAAGACCTGGTCCAGTACAACGACGGCTTCCGGACCCAGCTGATCGGCACACCTGAGCAGATCGCCGAGCGCATCGCGGCCTACCGCAAACTCGGCGTCGATCTCATTCTGGGCGGCTTCCTGCACTTCCAGGAGGAGATCGAGTACTTCGGATCGCGGGTGCTGCCGTTGGTCCGTGACATCGAGGAGGCGGAAAAAGGCACGCTCTCGGCGGCAGAACTCACGACCGTGTGA
- a CDS encoding LLM class F420-dependent oxidoreductase: MDYGLVLFTSDRGITPAAAAKLADDHGFTTFYVPEHTHIPIKRQAAHPTTGDETLPDDRYMRTLDPWVSLGTAAAVTSRVRLSTAVALPVEHDPITLAKSIATLDHLSGGRVSLGVGFGWNTDELADHKVPPGRRRTMLREYLEAMRALWTEEEAEYDGEFVSFGPSWAWPKPVQSHIPVLVGAAGTEKNFKWIARSADGWITTPRDFVIDEPVKLLQDTWAAAGRDGAPQIVALDFKPDPDKLAHWRDIGVTEVLFGLPDKSDSEVAAYVERLAGKLSALV, encoded by the coding sequence ATGGACTACGGGTTGGTGCTGTTCACCTCAGATCGCGGGATCACGCCGGCGGCCGCAGCCAAGTTGGCCGACGACCACGGATTCACCACGTTCTACGTTCCGGAGCACACCCACATCCCGATCAAGCGCCAGGCCGCCCACCCGACCACCGGCGACGAGACACTGCCCGACGACCGCTACATGCGGACCCTGGATCCGTGGGTCTCGCTGGGCACCGCCGCTGCCGTCACCTCCCGGGTCAGGTTGTCCACCGCGGTGGCACTGCCGGTCGAACACGACCCGATCACGTTGGCCAAGTCGATCGCCACGCTCGACCACCTATCTGGGGGCCGGGTGTCGCTCGGTGTCGGATTCGGCTGGAACACCGATGAACTGGCTGACCACAAGGTGCCCCCGGGACGCCGTCGGACCATGCTGCGGGAATACCTGGAAGCGATGCGTGCGCTGTGGACCGAGGAAGAGGCCGAGTACGACGGCGAGTTCGTGTCCTTCGGCCCCTCGTGGGCCTGGCCCAAACCGGTGCAGTCCCACATTCCCGTCCTGGTGGGTGCCGCCGGCACCGAAAAGAACTTCAAATGGATCGCCCGCTCCGCCGACGGCTGGATCACCACGCCGCGGGACTTCGTCATCGACGAGCCGGTGAAGCTGCTGCAGGACACCTGGGCCGCCGCGGGACGCGACGGCGCCCCGCAGATCGTGGCGCTGGACTTCAAGCCCGACCCCGACAAGCTGGCCCACTGGCGCGACATCGGGGTCACCGAAGTGCTCTTCGGTCTGCCCGACAAGTCCGACTCCGAGGTCGCCGCCTATGTCGAGCGACTGGCCGGAAAGCTCAGCGCGCTCGTCTGA
- a CDS encoding acetyl-CoA acetyltransferase: MGIDPRTPVIVGVGQFTERVDDDGYRGMSAVQLAAEATRAALTDTGAEVASVAQAIEVFAGLRQFEICTPFADPPLGASDNYLRSVAQRVGAEPARAVLEPIGGNGPQKLMTEFAGAIAAGDIEVALIVGSEPGSTAKYFSNRPDKPDFTEHVGGQLEDRGYGFEQYMSDYTVAHGLTGAPVQYGLLDNARRAALGLGVGEYRRAMAELFAPFSAVAAKNPYSSSPVERSVDDIVTVTDENRMICDPYPRLLVARDTVNQGAAAIVMSVAAARRLKVPEHKWVYLRGHADQTEQDLLDREQLGVSVSARQAVTEALRVAGIGIDDIATFDLYSCFPFPVFAVCDEFGLAADDPRGLTLTGGLPYFGGPGNSYSLHGIAETVAAMRDKPAAFGLVGANGGVMSKYSVGVYSTEPAEWVADRSKQLQAEIAALPKVPVTRHVDGRGTVETYSVRYDWPVRTGVIVGRLDADGSRFMAITEDAELVALMADGDPLAAAISVTRDGNVNRAVLA; encoded by the coding sequence ATGGGTATCGACCCGCGCACGCCGGTCATAGTCGGTGTCGGCCAGTTCACCGAGCGCGTAGACGACGACGGCTACCGCGGGATGTCGGCGGTCCAGCTTGCCGCTGAGGCGACGCGTGCCGCGCTGACCGACACCGGCGCCGAGGTCGCCTCGGTCGCGCAGGCCATCGAGGTCTTCGCCGGCCTGCGACAGTTCGAAATCTGCACGCCGTTCGCCGACCCGCCGCTGGGCGCCTCGGACAACTACCTGCGCTCGGTGGCGCAGCGGGTGGGCGCCGAGCCTGCCCGCGCGGTGCTGGAACCGATTGGTGGCAATGGCCCGCAGAAGCTGATGACCGAGTTCGCCGGCGCCATCGCGGCCGGCGACATCGAGGTGGCGCTGATCGTCGGCTCGGAGCCGGGGTCGACGGCGAAGTACTTCTCCAATAGACCCGACAAGCCGGATTTCACCGAGCACGTCGGTGGTCAGCTCGAGGACCGCGGCTACGGCTTCGAGCAGTACATGAGCGACTACACCGTCGCGCACGGTCTGACCGGCGCGCCCGTGCAGTACGGCTTGCTCGACAATGCGCGCCGCGCAGCGCTGGGACTCGGTGTCGGCGAGTACCGCCGGGCGATGGCCGAACTGTTCGCACCGTTCTCGGCGGTGGCCGCGAAGAATCCGTATTCGTCGTCCCCGGTGGAGCGGTCGGTCGATGACATCGTCACCGTCACCGACGAAAACCGGATGATCTGCGACCCGTACCCTCGCCTGCTCGTCGCGCGTGACACAGTGAACCAGGGCGCTGCGGCAATCGTCATGTCGGTGGCGGCCGCGCGCCGGCTCAAGGTCCCCGAACACAAGTGGGTGTATCTACGCGGGCATGCCGACCAGACCGAACAGGACCTGCTCGACCGTGAGCAGCTCGGCGTCAGCGTCTCGGCCAGACAGGCTGTGACAGAAGCTCTTCGGGTCGCCGGCATCGGCATCGACGACATCGCGACCTTCGACCTGTACAGCTGCTTCCCGTTCCCGGTGTTCGCCGTCTGTGACGAATTCGGTTTGGCTGCAGACGATCCGCGCGGACTGACGTTGACGGGCGGCCTGCCCTACTTCGGTGGTCCCGGCAACAGCTACTCGTTGCACGGGATCGCCGAGACCGTCGCCGCGATGCGTGACAAGCCAGCGGCATTCGGTCTCGTGGGCGCCAATGGTGGTGTGATGAGCAAATATTCGGTAGGTGTGTACTCCACTGAACCCGCCGAATGGGTGGCCGACCGGAGCAAGCAGTTGCAGGCCGAAATCGCCGCGCTGCCGAAGGTGCCGGTGACTCGCCACGTCGACGGCCGCGGCACCGTCGAGACCTATTCGGTCCGTTACGACTGGCCGGTGCGTACCGGCGTCATCGTCGGGCGGCTCGACGCCGACGGCTCCCGGTTCATGGCCATCACCGAGGACGCGGAGTTGGTGGCGTTGATGGCCGACGGCGATCCGTTGGCGGCGGCGATCTCGGTGACGCGCGACGGCAACGTCAACCGCGCGGTGCTGGCCTGA
- the sucD gene encoding succinate--CoA ligase subunit alpha: MSIFLNKDSKVIVQGITGGEGTKHTKLMLKAGTQIVGGVNARKAGTTVSHQDKDGKDIELPVFGSVAEAMKETGADVSIAFVPPKFAKDAIIEAIDAEIPLLVVITEGIPVQDTAYAWAYNVAKGEKTRIIGPNCPGIITPGEALVGITPNNITGKGPIGLVSKSGTLTYQMMYELRDLGFSTAIGIGGDPVIGTTHIDAIEAFEKDPETKVIVMIGEIGGDAEERAADYIKANVSKPVVGYVAGFTAPEGKTMGHAGAIVSGSSGTASAKKDALEAAGVKVGKTPSETARLAREVFESL, encoded by the coding sequence ATGTCTATCTTTCTGAACAAGGACTCCAAGGTCATCGTCCAGGGAATTACCGGCGGCGAGGGCACCAAGCACACCAAGCTGATGCTCAAGGCCGGCACCCAGATCGTCGGCGGTGTGAACGCCCGTAAGGCGGGCACGACCGTCAGTCATCAGGACAAGGACGGCAAGGACATCGAGTTGCCGGTGTTCGGCAGCGTCGCCGAGGCGATGAAGGAGACCGGCGCCGATGTGTCGATCGCCTTCGTGCCGCCGAAGTTCGCCAAGGATGCCATCATCGAGGCCATCGACGCCGAGATCCCGCTGCTCGTGGTCATCACCGAAGGCATTCCGGTGCAGGACACCGCCTATGCGTGGGCCTACAACGTTGCCAAAGGCGAGAAGACCCGCATCATCGGCCCCAACTGTCCCGGCATCATCACCCCGGGTGAGGCGCTGGTGGGCATCACGCCGAACAACATCACCGGTAAGGGGCCGATCGGGTTGGTGTCGAAATCGGGCACGCTGACCTACCAGATGATGTACGAGCTGCGTGATCTGGGCTTCTCCACCGCCATCGGCATCGGCGGCGACCCGGTCATCGGCACCACCCATATCGATGCCATCGAGGCGTTCGAGAAGGACCCCGAGACCAAGGTCATCGTGATGATCGGCGAGATCGGCGGCGACGCCGAGGAGCGGGCGGCCGACTACATCAAGGCCAACGTCTCCAAGCCGGTGGTCGGCTACGTCGCGGGCTTCACCGCCCCGGAGGGCAAGACCATGGGCCACGCCGGCGCCATCGTGTCGGGCTCGTCGGGCACCGCATCGGCCAAGAAGGACGCGCTGGAGGCGGCCGGGGTCAAGGTCGGCAAGACGCCGTCGGAGACCGCCCGGCTGGCCCGAGAGGTCTTCGAGAGCCTGTAG
- the sucC gene encoding ADP-forming succinate--CoA ligase subunit beta — translation MDLFEYQAKELFAKHNVPTTPGRVTDSAEDAKAIAEEIGRPVMVKAQVKTGGRGKAGGVKYAATPDDAFTHASNILGLDIKGHVVKKLLVAEASDIAEEYYISFLLDRANRTYLAMCSVEGGVEIEEVAATKPDRLARIPVDATKGVDEAFAREIAEQGHLPAEVLDAAAVTIAKLWEVFVKEDATLVEVNPLVRTPDDQILALDGKVTLDANADFRQPDHAQFEDKDATDPLELKAKENDLNYVKLDGQVGIIGNGAGLVMSTLDVVAYAGEKHDGVKPANFLDIGGGASAEVMANGLDVILNDEQVKSVFVNVFGGITACDAVANGIVNALKILGDEANKPLVVRLDGNNVEEGRRILAEANHPLVIQADTMDSGADKAAELANK, via the coding sequence ATGGACCTCTTCGAGTATCAGGCGAAAGAACTCTTCGCCAAGCACAACGTACCCACCACCCCGGGCCGGGTGACCGATTCCGCCGAGGACGCCAAGGCGATCGCCGAGGAGATCGGCCGGCCGGTGATGGTCAAGGCGCAGGTCAAGACCGGTGGTCGCGGAAAGGCCGGCGGCGTGAAGTACGCCGCCACGCCCGACGACGCATTCACGCACGCGTCGAACATCCTGGGCCTCGACATCAAGGGCCACGTCGTCAAGAAGCTGCTGGTCGCCGAGGCCAGTGACATCGCCGAGGAGTACTACATCTCCTTCCTGCTCGATCGCGCCAACCGCACCTACCTGGCCATGTGCTCGGTGGAGGGTGGCGTTGAGATCGAAGAGGTCGCCGCCACCAAGCCCGACCGGTTGGCCCGGATTCCGGTTGACGCCACCAAGGGTGTGGACGAGGCCTTCGCGCGCGAGATCGCTGAGCAGGGCCACTTGCCCGCCGAGGTGCTCGACGCCGCGGCGGTGACCATCGCCAAGTTGTGGGAGGTCTTCGTCAAGGAGGACGCCACGCTGGTAGAGGTGAACCCGCTGGTGCGTACGCCCGATGATCAGATTCTCGCCCTCGACGGCAAGGTGACCCTGGACGCCAACGCCGACTTCCGCCAGCCCGACCACGCCCAGTTCGAGGACAAGGACGCCACCGATCCCCTGGAGCTCAAGGCCAAGGAGAACGACCTGAACTACGTCAAGCTCGACGGTCAGGTCGGCATCATCGGTAACGGTGCCGGTCTGGTGATGTCGACGCTGGACGTGGTGGCCTATGCCGGCGAGAAGCACGACGGCGTCAAGCCGGCGAACTTCCTCGACATCGGTGGTGGCGCGTCGGCTGAGGTGATGGCCAACGGGCTCGACGTCATCCTCAACGACGAGCAGGTCAAGAGCGTGTTCGTCAACGTGTTCGGCGGTATTACCGCCTGCGACGCGGTCGCCAACGGCATCGTCAACGCGCTGAAGATCCTGGGCGACGAGGCGAACAAGCCGCTGGTCGTGCGCTTGGACGGCAACAACGTCGAGGAGGGCCGGCGCATCCTCGCCGAGGCCAACCACCCGCTGGTGATCCAGGCGGACACCATGGACTCCGGCGCCGACAAGGCCGCCGAGCTGGCGAACAAGTAA
- a CDS encoding M23 family metallopeptidase has translation MPQHCSPRSSEAVAAPGPSEITDIIPFNEFGPIDDFSDLDVLPHAAFDREAQVMHAPELDDLNDTDDLTPLHLVVPVEFRTDAQHSSARAYRDSHTDLSDGAAKTDVIDLRGRKGAHRKQEVPVKGRLMVAAMAVGATAAGAYTVTTTTPKDPADTVLASAETMTGAAGITTGSMDGVQIVTVAPAASSSVHAEEITKAAAFAQERAEREARLVRPQYAMPTRGVWTSGFGYRWGVLHAGIDIANAIGTPILAAADGVVIAAGAEGGYGNVVKLRHADGTVTLYGHNSSILVNVGDRVMAGDQIAKMGNTGNSTGPHLHFEVHIGGTRVDPVGWLSKRGLTPGSYFG, from the coding sequence TTGCCTCAGCATTGCTCGCCTCGGTCATCCGAAGCCGTCGCGGCACCTGGTCCCAGTGAGATCACCGACATCATTCCGTTCAACGAGTTCGGCCCGATCGATGATTTCTCCGATCTGGACGTGTTGCCCCACGCGGCGTTCGACCGCGAAGCGCAGGTGATGCATGCCCCTGAGCTCGACGACCTGAACGACACCGACGACCTGACGCCGTTGCACCTGGTGGTGCCCGTCGAGTTCCGCACCGATGCCCAGCACTCATCGGCCCGCGCCTACCGCGACAGCCACACCGACCTCAGCGATGGCGCCGCGAAGACCGACGTCATCGACCTGCGCGGCCGCAAGGGTGCACACCGCAAGCAGGAGGTCCCGGTCAAGGGTCGCCTGATGGTCGCCGCCATGGCCGTGGGAGCCACCGCCGCCGGTGCGTACACCGTCACCACCACCACCCCGAAAGATCCCGCCGACACGGTGTTGGCGTCCGCCGAGACCATGACCGGCGCCGCCGGCATCACCACCGGCTCGATGGACGGTGTGCAGATCGTCACGGTCGCACCGGCCGCGTCGTCGTCGGTGCACGCCGAGGAGATCACCAAAGCGGCCGCGTTCGCACAGGAGCGTGCCGAGCGTGAGGCACGGCTGGTACGTCCGCAGTACGCCATGCCGACGCGCGGCGTGTGGACCTCCGGCTTCGGTTACCGCTGGGGTGTCCTGCATGCCGGCATCGACATCGCCAACGCCATCGGCACACCGATCCTGGCCGCGGCGGACGGTGTGGTCATCGCCGCCGGCGCCGAAGGTGGTTACGGGAACGTGGTCAAGCTGCGCCACGCCGATGGCACGGTCACCCTCTACGGGCACAACAGCTCGATCCTGGTCAATGTCGGCGACCGGGTGATGGCCGGCGACCAGATCGCCAAGATGGGCAACACCGGCAATTCGACCGGACCGCACCTGCATTTCGAGGTCCACATCGGCGGCACCCGGGTCGACCCGGTCGGATGGTTGTCGAAGCGGGGGTTGACCCCCGGCAGCTACTTTGGCTGA
- a CDS encoding IS481 family transposase, with the protein MVHANAVLTPRGRLMLARLIVDEGWPIVRAAEHFHVSWPTAKRWAVRYLEMGPAGMADRSSRPHHCPHRTPSAIVRKIVELRWRHRLSPLAIASRLSMAASTVHAVLVRCRLNHLSHVDIRTGEMIRRYEHGQPGAMIHVDVKKLGNIPFGGGWRFVGRAQGGKNRRLTPGKARSKYHHELIGHAFVHTVIDDHSRVAYAEIHDDETATTAAAVLRRAVGWFAARGVTVSRVLSDNGGCYRSFVWRDTCAELQIKHVRTRPYRPQTNGKIERFHRTMANEWAFARHYRDERTRRSALPGWLHTYNHHRQHSAIGKVPPITRLINLPGQYT; encoded by the coding sequence GTGGTCCACGCTAACGCTGTTCTGACTCCGCGCGGGCGCTTGATGCTCGCTCGTCTGATCGTCGACGAGGGCTGGCCGATCGTTCGGGCCGCCGAGCACTTCCACGTGTCCTGGCCGACGGCCAAACGCTGGGCGGTCCGTTATCTGGAAATGGGTCCGGCGGGCATGGCAGATCGATCCAGCCGGCCCCATCACTGCCCCCATCGCACACCTTCGGCAATTGTGCGCAAGATCGTTGAGCTGCGATGGAGACATCGGCTCTCACCGCTGGCGATCGCGTCGCGACTGTCGATGGCCGCGTCTACCGTGCATGCCGTACTGGTGCGGTGCCGCCTGAACCATCTGTCACACGTCGATATTCGCACCGGCGAGATGATCCGTCGGTACGAACATGGCCAGCCCGGCGCAATGATTCACGTTGATGTCAAGAAGCTCGGCAACATCCCCTTCGGCGGCGGATGGCGCTTCGTCGGTCGCGCGCAAGGCGGGAAGAATCGACGCCTAACCCCGGGCAAGGCTCGCAGCAAGTACCACCACGAGCTGATCGGACATGCATTCGTGCACACCGTGATCGACGATCACTCACGGGTTGCTTACGCCGAGATTCACGACGATGAAACGGCCACTACAGCCGCCGCGGTATTACGACGCGCCGTGGGGTGGTTCGCCGCTCGCGGAGTCACGGTCAGTCGAGTGCTCTCCGACAATGGTGGCTGCTACCGCTCCTTCGTCTGGCGCGATACCTGCGCCGAGCTGCAGATCAAACACGTCCGCACTCGGCCCTACCGGCCGCAGACCAACGGCAAGATCGAGAGATTTCACCGCACGATGGCCAACGAATGGGCGTTTGCCCGCCACTACCGCGACGAACGCACCCGTCGCTCAGCACTGCCAGGCTGGCTACACACCTACAATCACCATCGGCAACACTCGGCGATCGGCAAGGTCCCACCCATCACCCGATTGATCAACCTGCCTGGGCAGTACACCTAG
- a CDS encoding RidA family protein, protein MPTAVQLIRSSTLSDAAEYAYAATAPADARLIFLAGACPLNDDGTTAAVGDHAGQAAACVDTLTRALADAGATLQDVISTRVLVASDQQADLVTAWEVVRDAFGDHDVPSTLLGVTVLGYDDQLVEIEAVAAVVDS, encoded by the coding sequence ATGCCGACCGCTGTCCAACTCATCCGATCGTCCACACTTTCCGACGCCGCCGAGTACGCCTATGCGGCAACTGCTCCCGCGGATGCGCGGCTGATTTTCCTGGCCGGTGCCTGTCCGCTCAATGACGACGGCACCACCGCAGCGGTCGGCGACCACGCGGGTCAGGCCGCGGCGTGTGTGGACACCTTGACGCGGGCGCTCGCCGACGCCGGCGCGACGCTGCAGGACGTGATCAGCACCCGGGTGCTCGTCGCGTCCGACCAGCAGGCCGACCTGGTGACCGCATGGGAAGTCGTCCGCGACGCGTTCGGCGACCACGACGTGCCCAGCACGCTGCTCGGGGTCACGGTGCTGGGCTACGACGACCAGCTCGTCGAGATCGAGGCCGTCGCCGCCGTCGTCGACTCCTAG